One Malania oleifera isolate guangnan ecotype guangnan chromosome 10, ASM2987363v1, whole genome shotgun sequence genomic region harbors:
- the LOC131165441 gene encoding SHUGOSHIN 2 isoform X1: MDGSFSSNAENGGVGDNPKIDKIAKRFSYGNGTRKKLADISNLPQQSQPSCQVEKLQCTKEYIDQLHKENMALMKLLADRNKIIELSGLELQKLRIALQKVQQQNLQLAQANSQMLAELNSGKDRLKALQHELGCKNGLLKARALELGGKAKRKRCRDSSNQVGAIKCVKTEGMLQVDKDDNISCNLDRKEQHRDQSMGASTTIQVQAKEKADNKRTCSRRQSTRFKSGEPELTEDLFEIDDAKFPVSPLRDDPMQENGSTSSSSLGKKKDKEGNVTPRYEAQEFRRSSIGRPSRRAAERVQSYKEVPLNVKMRRSESFE; encoded by the exons atGGATGGTTCCTTTAGTTCTAATGCGGAAAATGGCGGCGTTGGAG ATAACCCCAAAATAGATAAGATAGCGAAGAGATTTTCTTATGGAAATGGCACAAGGAAGAAGCTTGCTGACATTAGCAACTTGCCCCAGCAATCACAACCCTCGTGCCAAGTTGAAAAGCTTCAGTGCACTAAAGAATACATTGACCAGCTCCACAAG GAAAATATGGCATTGATGAAACTTCTAGCAGACAGAAA TAAAATCATTGAACTGAGTGGACTGGAGTTACAGAAGCTGCGAATCGCTTTGCAGAAAGTGCAGCAACAGAATTTGCAGCTGGCTCAAGCAAACAGCCAGATGTTGGCG GAACTTAATTCAGGTAAagatagg TTAAAGGCACTTCAGCATGAGCTTGGATGCAAAAATGGCTTGCTTAAAGCCAGAGCTCTGGAGTTGGGG GGGAAAGCCAAAAGGAAAAGATGTCGAGATAGTAGCAACCAG GTAGGAGCAATCAAATGTGTGAAGACAGAAGGAATGTTGCAAGTAGACAAAGATGATAATATATCTTGCAATTTGGACAGAAAGGAGCAGCACAGAGACCAAT CTATGGGCGCTTCTACCACCATACAAGTCCAGGCAAAAGAGAAAGCAGACAACAAAAG GACCTGTTCAAGAAGGCAATCTACTAGGTTTAAATCTGGAGAACCAGAACTGACTGAAGACTTGTTTGAGATAGATGATGCTAAATTTCCTGTCAGTCCATTGCGGGATGATCCAATGCAGGAAAATGGTTCAACTTCATCAAGCTCCTTGGGCAAAAAAAAAGACAAAGAAGGAAATGTTACACCTaggtatgaagctcaagaatttcgAAGATCATCTATTGGAAGGCCATCGCGCCGAGCAGCTGAGAGAGTTCAATCCTACAAGGAAGTTCCGCTGAATGTGAAAATGCGGAGATCAGA
- the LOC131165441 gene encoding SHUGOSHIN 2 isoform X2 has product MDGSFSSNAENGGVGDNPKIDKIAKRFSYGNGTRKKLADISNLPQQSQPSCQVEKLQCTKEYIDQLHKENMALMKLLADRNKIIELSGLELQKLRIALQKVQQQNLQLAQANSQMLAELNSGKDRLKALQHELGCKNGLLKARALELGGKAKRKRCRDSSNQVGAIKCVKTEGMLQVDKDDNISCNLDRKEQHRDQSMGASTTIQVQAKEKADNKRTCSRRQSTRFKSGEPELTEDLFEIDDAKFPVSPLRDDPMQENGSTSSSSLGKKKDKEGNVTPRYEAQEFRRSSIGRPSRRAAERVQSYKEVPLNVKMRRSEMMR; this is encoded by the exons atGGATGGTTCCTTTAGTTCTAATGCGGAAAATGGCGGCGTTGGAG ATAACCCCAAAATAGATAAGATAGCGAAGAGATTTTCTTATGGAAATGGCACAAGGAAGAAGCTTGCTGACATTAGCAACTTGCCCCAGCAATCACAACCCTCGTGCCAAGTTGAAAAGCTTCAGTGCACTAAAGAATACATTGACCAGCTCCACAAG GAAAATATGGCATTGATGAAACTTCTAGCAGACAGAAA TAAAATCATTGAACTGAGTGGACTGGAGTTACAGAAGCTGCGAATCGCTTTGCAGAAAGTGCAGCAACAGAATTTGCAGCTGGCTCAAGCAAACAGCCAGATGTTGGCG GAACTTAATTCAGGTAAagatagg TTAAAGGCACTTCAGCATGAGCTTGGATGCAAAAATGGCTTGCTTAAAGCCAGAGCTCTGGAGTTGGGG GGGAAAGCCAAAAGGAAAAGATGTCGAGATAGTAGCAACCAG GTAGGAGCAATCAAATGTGTGAAGACAGAAGGAATGTTGCAAGTAGACAAAGATGATAATATATCTTGCAATTTGGACAGAAAGGAGCAGCACAGAGACCAAT CTATGGGCGCTTCTACCACCATACAAGTCCAGGCAAAAGAGAAAGCAGACAACAAAAG GACCTGTTCAAGAAGGCAATCTACTAGGTTTAAATCTGGAGAACCAGAACTGACTGAAGACTTGTTTGAGATAGATGATGCTAAATTTCCTGTCAGTCCATTGCGGGATGATCCAATGCAGGAAAATGGTTCAACTTCATCAAGCTCCTTGGGCAAAAAAAAAGACAAAGAAGGAAATGTTACACCTaggtatgaagctcaagaatttcgAAGATCATCTATTGGAAGGCCATCGCGCCGAGCAGCTGAGAGAGTTCAATCCTACAAGGAAGTTCCGCTGAATGTGAAAATGCGGAGATCAGA